One window of Salegentibacter sp. Hel_I_6 genomic DNA carries:
- a CDS encoding DUF1684 domain-containing protein, with protein sequence MQLKVKNFILILILLFGSLNSFSQEITAMDFQQKMNEKFSDPNRSPLSEKDRNEFRNLNFFEIDSSFIVEAHFLRTPAEAPFKMQTTTDRLPIYVKYAEIYFSLQKKNFKLNVFQNQELISDKEYYNYLFLPFTDLTNGETTYSGGRYLDLRIPEGDSILLDFNKAYNPYCAYNSNFSCPKVPAENDLKIAISAGVKF encoded by the coding sequence ATGCAGCTGAAAGTTAAAAATTTTATCCTGATATTAATTTTACTTTTCGGAAGTTTAAATTCCTTCTCTCAGGAAATTACTGCAATGGATTTTCAGCAGAAAATGAATGAAAAATTCAGTGATCCAAATCGCAGTCCGCTTTCAGAAAAAGATCGAAATGAGTTTAGAAATTTAAATTTTTTTGAAATTGATTCCAGCTTTATTGTAGAAGCGCACTTTTTAAGAACTCCGGCTGAAGCTCCTTTTAAAATGCAAACTACAACAGATAGGTTGCCAATTTATGTGAAGTATGCGGAAATCTATTTTAGCCTTCAGAAGAAGAATTTTAAACTCAATGTGTTTCAAAACCAGGAATTGATCTCTGATAAGGAATATTATAATTACCTGTTTTTACCTTTTACAGATCTTACTAACGGCGAAACCACCTACTCCGGCGGACGGTATTTAGACTTAAGGATACCGGAGGGTGATTCCATCTTGTTAGATTTTAATAAAGCTTATAATCCTTACTGTGCTTATAACAGTAATTTTTCCTGCCCTAAAGTTCCTGCTGAAAATGACCTGAAAATTGCCATTTCAGCAGGAGTTAAATTTTAA